The Acidobacteriota bacterium genomic sequence CGTGCTGGCGGTGCACCGCGGGCGCGGCGGCATGAGCGGGCGCGCCCGACCTCGCCGACGCGCGCGCCGCGCTGGCCGGCGCGGGGGCGCGATCCCGATCCGCGTGTACCGACGAGAACAGGGCCTCGTACCGGTCGATGCTCTGCTCGGCGTCGAACACGCGCTCGATCGCCTCGCGTGGCCTCAGGTACCGGCTGCGATGACGCAGGACCTCGAGCACGCCGGCCGCGAGCGCAGGAGGGTGCTCGGGCCGTACCAGCCGGCCCATGCCCGTTCGGCGGATCACCTCGCGCGCCCCGGGCACTTCCGTGGCGACGACCGGCGTGCCCGACAGCATGGCCTCCACCTGTACCGCGGCGAAGCAATCGCTCCGGCTGGGTACGGCGAGCACGTCGCACATCGCGTAGAAGTCGGCAATCCGCTGTCGATCGTGCAGCAGGCCGATCGAATGCCAGCGGTCGCGCGCGGCGTCGATCAGCGGCCGGCACCGTTTGAAGAACCGCTCGTAGACCACGTGCTCGTCGCCGGCGAAAACGACGCGCGCGTCTGGCCGCCGGGCGGCGATGGCCGGCAGCGCCCGCAGAAGCAGGTCGGCCCCCTTCTCCTCGACGAAGCGGCCAGCGAACCCGATGACCGGGCGGCCGTCGAGGCCCAGGCCAGAGCGCCAGGCCCTGGCCGCGTCGGGATTGGGGCGTGGCAGCCGGACCGGGGGCGGAATGGATACCGTGTGCGCGCGGCAGTGGCTCAGGAAGTCGGAGTGGTCGGCGTAGTCGTCGCTGTAGGCCACGACCGCGTGCGAGAGGCGCGCGGCCACGAGCATCGAGGCCGTGACGCTCCGTTCGACGACCTGGTTCCCCAGGCCGCGGGGCATGATGAGATCGCCGTGGTGCACCGACACCAGCGGGATCCGGCGGGCGCGGCACAGCAGCGCGAGCGGTCCGGCCTCCGCGAGCGGCAGGTGCGCAACGACGAGGTCGTGTCGCCCGGCGAGCGCCGCGGCGACCGGCACGAGCGTGGGGGCGACCATGCCTCGGCTGAGGCGGACCACGGCGGGCACGCGGCGCACGCAGACGCCGCAGACGCGTTCGACCGGCGGCAGCCGTCGATCGTGACGCACCGTCACGACGGTGACCTCGTGGCCCCGTGCGGCGAGTCCCTCGGCCACGCGCGCGGCGTGCGTCGTCAGGCCGGTCCAGTGTGGCAGGTAGTAGGTGAGGACCGCCAGGATGCGCATCGGTTGACCGACGATAGCATGGCCCGCCGGCGGCCGTCGGCGGGCGACGTCATCGTGACCCCACCCCCAGCGCCTGGAACAGGAACGCGAAGACGTCGGCGTCCTCGTCGAGGATCTTCGGCACGGGCTTGCCAGCGCCATGTCCCGCCTTCTTCTCGATGCGGATCGGGATCGGCGC encodes the following:
- a CDS encoding glycosyltransferase, whose translation is MRILAVLTYYLPHWTGLTTHAARVAEGLAARGHEVTVVTVRHDRRLPPVERVCGVCVRRVPAVVRLSRGMVAPTLVPVAAALAGRHDLVVAHLPLAEAGPLALLCRARRIPLVSVHHGDLIMPRGLGNQVVERSVTASMLVAARLSHAVVAYSDDYADHSDFLSHCRAHTVSIPPPVRLPRPNPDAARAWRSGLGLDGRPVIGFAGRFVEEKGADLLLRALPAIAARRPDARVVFAGDEHVVYERFFKRCRPLIDAARDRWHSIGLLHDRQRIADFYAMCDVLAVPSRSDCFAAVQVEAMLSGTPVVATEVPGAREVIRRTGMGRLVRPEHPPALAAGVLEVLRHRSRYLRPREAIERVFDAEQSIDRYEALFSSVHADRDRAPAPASAARASARSGAPAHAAAPAVHRQHASLDQRRPRLSPADREALSKLLRNESDMAFRRRIAWLVEALDLRHGDRVLDAGCGHGFQARVLRALRDVQVVGLDLEPDRLASARHVAPGTPLVTSDLARLPFGDGRFTKVLLSEVLEHLPDPVSALREVRRVLAPGGAVAISVPHERYPLTWDPINAAWTRIGGRPFRSGPLVGIWTHHERLYTPSRLRDHVEAAGLVVESLGEATHYSVPFAHFLVYGVGKPLVERKLLPAPLLAAADRHAPATTDGHAGWSNPVRIVQAALRWIDRLNERPSAARATTFVNVLALARRPAADVLSGDG